Below is a genomic region from Fusobacterium canifelinum.
ATCTAACTTATGTTTTAAGTGCAAAGTTATTTTTTCCCCTGTAAATCTAATATAGTCTTCTAATTTTTTTAATGGTCTTTCAAGTCCAGGTGAAGAAACTTCAAGGAAGAATTTATGCTCTATTAATTCTTCTACTTTATCCTCTATTTTAGAACTTAATTTGCTACAATCCTCTATATTTAGATCGCCATTTAAGTTTTCAATAAAAATTCTAACATACCAGTAACCTCCATCTTGTACATACTCTACATCTACAAGAGAGAGGTTCATTTCTTCTATAAAAGGATTAACAATTTTTGTAATTTTTTCTACAATTTGATTATTCTCTTCCATAGTGATTTTTCTCCTCCTTTTCTACAAAATAAGGAGTGGCTTTGTCCACTCCTTAAGTACTTTTATTACTTCTTAATTAATTATATCATATTTATTCTCATAAAGCAATTTTATTTCATATTAAAAAGTCAAATTTAAAAATCAAAACAGAATTAAATTCTAATTTTCAAAAAAAGAGAGAGAAGCACTAGCTTCCCTCTAAAACTTGCTTGGCAAATCCATACTCTCCCAGGCCGCTTCCAGCCAAGTACCATCAGCGTATATGGGCTTAACTTCTAGGTTCGGAATGTAACTAGGTGTACCCCCATAGCTATGCTCACCAAGCTTATTCATTTTATCACATAATATTCTTATGCGCAAGTCTGAACACTTGAAACTATATAGTAGATTTAGATTAAAACTTCGATATTTAGTATTGGTCAGCTAAATGCATTGCTGCACTTACACCCCCAACCTATCAACCTCCTAGGCTCGAAGGTATCTTAAAGAATACTTATCTTGAAGTTAGTTTCCCGCTTAGATGCTTTCAGCGGTTATCTATTCCAAACGTGACTACCCAGCTGTGCCACTGGCGTGACAACTGGTACATCAGAGGTTTGTCCATCCCGGTCCTCTCGTACTAAGGACAGGTCTTCTCAATATTCTAACGCCTACAGTGGATAGGGACCGAACTGTCTCACGACGTTCTGAACCCAGCTCACGTACCGCTTTAATGGGCGAACAGCCCAACCCTTGGGACCTTCTCCAGCCCCAGGATGCGATGAGCCGACATCGAGGTGCCAAACCCTACCGTCGATATGGACTCTCGGGTAGGATCAGCCTGTTATCCCCAGGGTAGCTTTTATCCGTTGAGCGACGACCCTTCCATTCGGAATCGCCGGATCACTATGTCCTGCTTTCGCATCTGCTCGACCCGTCAGTCTTGCAGTCAAGCTCTCTTATGCCATTGCACTCTATGGTTGATTTCCATCCAACCTGAGAGAACCTTTGAACGCCTCCGTTACTCTTTCGGAGGCGACCGCCCCAGTCAAACTGCCCACCTAGCACTGTCTCCGTGGCTCCAAACCACAGATTAGAATTTCAGCATTGAATGGTTGGTATTCCACCGATGACTCCGATACAGCTAGCGCCATATCATCTCTGTCTCCCAACTATCCTATACATGCAATGCCAAAACCCAATACCAAGCTACAGTAAAGCTCCATGGGGTCTTTCCGTCCTACTGTAGGTAACCGGTATCTTCACCGGTAATACAATTTCACCAGGCCTCCCGTCAAGACAGCGCTCAAATCATTACACCATTCGTGCAGGTCGGAACTTACCCGACAAGGAATTTCGCTACCTTAGGACCGTTATAGTTACGGCCGCCGTTCACTGGGGCTTCAATTCGGAGCTCTCACTCCTCCTCTTAACCTTCCAGCACTGGGCAGGTGTCAGCCCATATACATCGCCTTACAGCTTAGCATAGACCTGTGTTTTTGTTAAACAGTTGCTTGAGCCTCTTCACTGCGACCCTCGTGCGCTTTGTATCGCGTGGATACTAACACACAAGGGCTCCTCTTCTCCCGAAGTTACGAGGTTATTTTGCAGAGTTCCTTAACGAGAGTTAGCCTGTCCGCCTTAGATTTCTCATCCTGACCACCTGTGTCGGTTTACAGTACGGGCAGTCATATATTAACGTTAGAAGCTTTTCTTGGCAGCGTGGGATTTGCGCATTCATCTTACGACTGTATATCATACCTCAGATTTAACTTAATGGATTTACCTACTAAGTCACCCTACATACTTCTACGGACACTTCCGTTCGTCCGCGCGCATACCCTTCTGCGTCCCTCCATCACAATACATGACTGGCACAGAAATATTAATCTGTTTTCCATTCGCCTACGCATTATAGCCTGGGCTTAGGTCCCGGCTTACTCAGGGAAGACAAGCTTTACCCTGAAAACCTTGGTCTTCCGGCGAGGGGGATTCTCGCCCCCTTTCTCGCTACTTATTCCTGCATTCTCACTTCTGATACCTCCAAAGTCGGTTACCCTTCTCCTTCAACGGCCTACAGAACGCTCTCCTACCAATCCTTACGGATTCCACAGCTTCGGTTTATAACTTAGCCCCGTTACATTGTCGGCGCAGAGACTCTCGACTAGTGAGCTATTACGCACTCTTTAAAGGTATGGCTGCTTCTAAGCCAACCTCCTAGTTGTTTGTGAATCTCCACCTCCTTTCCCACTTAGTTATAATTAGGGACCTTAGCTGGTGGTCTGGGTTGTTTCCCTTTTGACAATGGAAGTTAACTCCCATAGTCTCACTCCTGAGCTATAAATTATGGTATTCGGAGTTTGATTGATTTCAGTAAGCAATATGCCCCCTAGATCATTCAGTGCTCTACCCCCATAATTGAACACTCAAGGCTGCACCTAGATGCATTTCGGAGAGAACGAGCTATCTCCTGGTTCGATTGGCTTTTCACCCCTAAACCTACCTCATCCCCCAACTTTTCAACGGCGGTGGGTTAGGACCTCCACTGTGTCTTACCACAGCTTCATCCTGGACAGGTTTAGATCACCAGGTTTCGCGTCTACGCCAAACGACTATATCGCCCTATTAAGACTTGGTTTCCCTTCGGCTCCGTTATACTTAACCTCGCCGTTTAACGTAACTCGCAGGATCATTCTCCAAAAGGCACGCCATCACCCAAATGGGCTCTGACCGCTTGTAAGCACACAATTTCAGGTTCTATTTCACTCCCCTCCAGGGGTTCTTTTCACCTTTCCCTCACGGTACTATGCGCTATCGGTTAGTAAGAGTATTTAGCCTTATGAGATATGGTCCTCACTGATTCACACAGAATTCCTCGTGTTCCATGTTACTTGGGAGCAAAGTTATATGTGTAAGGATTTACTTATACAGGACTTTCACCTTCTACGGTTCACCTTTCCAGACAATTCTAATTCATCGATACACTATATTGAATATCTTACAGTTCTTCACCACTCTGTCCCGCAACCCCTTAAATACAACGGCTGTATCCTTGACATATTTAAGGTTTAGGCTTGACCCATTTCGCTCGCCGCTACTTTGGGTATCGTTTTTACTTTCTTTTCCTCGCGTTACTTAGATGTTTCAGTTCACGCGGTTCCCTCTTTCGTATTAAGACTCCATCTTAATAGATTGCTCCATTCGGAAATCCTAGACTCTTACGTTCGATTGCAACTTATCTAGGCTTATCGCAGCTTACCACGTCCTTCATCGGCTCTTACTACCTAGGCATCCTTTGTGTGCCCTTAATTATTTTAACCTATTTTTTTTGACAGCTAACTCTAAGAAATTGTTAGAGTTAATTTTGTTTTCTTGTTTGTTCTACTATATAGTTTCCAATGTTCAGATAAAATAAATGGTGGAGATAAGCGGGATCGAACCGCTGACCTACGCAGTGCAAGTGCGTCGCTCTCCCAAACTGAGCTATATCCCCACATGGTGCGTTTGAGTGGACTTGAACCACCGACCTCACGCTTATCAGGCGTGTGCTCTAACCAGCTGAGCTACAAACGCGTTATTGATAAGTTCATGCAAGAACATTACCAATAGAATAGAGAAAGACATTTTCTCCTTAGAAAGGAGGTGATCCATCCGCACGTTCCCGTACGGATACCTTGTTACGACTTCACCCCAATCGCTAATCACACCCTCGGAGCATCCCTCCTTGCGGTTAGGCCTGCTACTTCAGGTGCAACCAACTCTCGTGGTGTGACGGGCGGTGTGTACAAGACCCGAGAACGTATTCACCGCGACATTGCTGATTCGCGATTACTAGCGATTCCAACTTCATGTACTCGAGTTGCAGAGTACAATCCGAACTAAGAATAGTTTTCTGAGATTAGCTCCACCTCACGGCTTTGCGACTCTCTGTACTACCCATTGTAGCACGTGTGTAGCCCAGCGTATAAGGGGCATGATGACTTGACGTCATCCCCACCTTCCTCCTACTCATCGTAGGCAGTATCGCATGAGTCCCCAACTTAATGATGGTAACATACGAAAGGGGTTGCGCTCGTTGCGGGACTTAACCCAACATCTCACGACACGAGCTGACGACAGCCATGCACCACCTGTCTTTAGGTTTCCCCGAAAGGACACTGAAACATCTCTGTCTCATTCCTAAGATGTCAAACGCTGGTAAGGTTCCTCGCGTTGCGTCGAATTAAACCACATGCTCCACCGCTTGTGCGGGTCCCCGTCAATTCCTTTGAGTTTCATACTTGCGTACGTACTCCCCAGGCGGATTACTTATCGCGTTTGCTTGGGCGCTGAGGTTCGACCCCCAACACCTAGTAATCATCGTTTACGGCGTGGACTACCAGGGTATCTAATCCTGTTTGCTACCCACGCTTTCGCGCTTCAGCGTCAGTATCTGTCCAGTAAGCTGGCTTCCCCATCGGCATTCCTACAAATATCTACGAATTTCACCTCTACACTTGTAGTTCCGCTTACCTCTCCAGTACTCTAGTTACACAGTTTCCAACGCAATACAGAGTTGAGCCCTGCATTTTCACATCAGACTTACATAACCACCTAGACGCGCTTTACGCCCAATAAATCCGGATAACGCTTGTGACATACGTATTACCGCGGCTGCTGGCACGTATTTAGCCGTCACTTCTTCTGTTGGTACCGTCATTTTTTTCTTCCCAACTGAAAGCACTTTACATTCCGAAAAACTTCATCGTGCACACAGAATTGCTGGATCAGACTCTTGGTCCATTGTCCAATATTCCCCACTGCTGCCTCCCGTAGGAGTAAGGGCCGTGTCTCAGTCCCCTTGTGGCCGATCACCCTCTCAGGCCGGCTACCCATCATCGCCTTGGTGAGCCGTTACCTCTCCAACTAGCTAATGGGACGCAAAGCTCTCTCACAGCGCATATAGCTTTCATAATTCTAGGATGCCCTAAAATCATAATATCAGGTATTAGCATTCGTTTCCAAATGTTGTCCCTAGCTGTGAGGCAAGTTCTTTACGCGTTACTCACCCGTCCGCCACCCAAATCGAAGTTAAAAAACCCAAATTCAAGTAGACTTGCATGTGTTAAGCATTCTGTCAGCGTTCATCCTGAGCCAGGATCAAACTCTTCGTTCAATCTTTTTAATAGCTCATTTTGCTATTTTTATTTAACACCAAATTTTATGGTTGCTTTTTTGTCTTTTCTCTATTCTGTTGCTAATGTCCTTGTCGCATTGACATCAACTATATTAACATTATTCCTAGTTTTTGTCAACAATATTTTTTTATTTTTTTTAAATTTTTTTATTATTTTTTCTTGCTATCAATTTTTATCTTTATTTCCAATAAAAAAGCCATTACAAATTGTAATGGCTTCGTTAGTATTTTATTTTTTTTCTTTTATACTATCTAAAATAAATTCAGCATATTTCTTTGCACCTTCTGGCTTTGGATGAGTTGCATCTTTATAGAATAATTTTTTCTCACCTTTTGCATACTTATACCAATCTATTATAGTTATATTATCATAATCTTCCGACCACTCTTCTAAACTTTTATTTACTGATTTTTCCCAAGGTTTTGGAACAACAGTATTCATAAGATAAACTGTCTTTCCTTCTAAAAGTTTCATTGAACTTTCAAAAGATTCTTTATTTATTACACCATTAGTTCCAAGATGTATAACTACTATATTCTTTAATTTTTTACTATCTTTTAAAGTTGCTAGAACCTTTGGTAAATCTGTGAATTGTCTTGATACCTTAGCATCAATACTTGCATCTTTAAAAATTTCTTTGATATAAGGTTCTCCCATTTTCATAACAGAATCTCCAATAAAAGTGTAGTCTTCTGCTTCTATCGAATTACCTGATTTCCCTTCTTCTTTTTCTACTTCCTCTTCTACTTTTTTTTCTATCTTTTTATTTTGTTCCTCTTTAAAAAGAGCTATTTTTTCTACTATCTTTTCTGCAATATAGTCAACATTGTCTATACTTAAAGGATCATATTCCTTTTTTGCATTATTATGAGCAGTATCATCTAAATCATTTGTAACTAAATTATTATCAATCTCATTTGCTCTATTTTGAACTTCCTCAGAGTTACTTTCTGTACTGATAGGTAAAAAAACTAAAATTGCAATGTATATAACTAAAAATATTCTTCTCAAAATTATCGACCCCTGCCTTGATTCTATTAAAAATTTATATGTAATTTCTGATAAAACTATTAAAACTATTATTTGTAATACAACTGTATAATTGTAATTTATA
It encodes:
- a CDS encoding ribosome maturation factor RimP, whose protein sequence is MEENNQIVEKITKIVNPFIEEMNLSLVDVEYVQDGGYWYVRIFIENLNGDLNIEDCSKLSSKIEDKVEELIEHKFFLEVSSPGLERPLKKLEDYIRFTGEKITLHLKHKLDDKKQFKAIIKEVNANNIIFLIDKKEIEIKFNEIRKANILFEFNDF